The Rattus rattus isolate New Zealand chromosome 16, Rrattus_CSIRO_v1, whole genome shotgun sequence genomic interval GAGCCACGTTCCGGGTTTGAGTCCTCGCAAGTTACTAGTGAGAgttaatcttcactgtcaacttgactggattagGAAAAGCCCCGGGGATTAATAAAGCACCTCTGGGACTCTGCGAGCATTTCCAAAGGCGATTAGCTCACAAGGCCTCTGACCTAATCAATGGCAGGGTCTCATTCCTCTGTGGCTCACAGGACAGCGTTATTGGGAGGTGATGATACCTGGGGGGCGGGGCTTGACGGGGAGGGCGCCGTATCTTGGTTGGGTTACTTCCCACATCCCCATGTTTGACTCTTGGCTGCCATGACATGGATCtacccccattccctctccatcACGATGAAGTAACATCTCCGAGATCTGCTACCTTAACTTTCTTGAGCGTTAACTTTGTTTTGCTGCACAGTGATGGCCGTGCATTctgagaggaatggggagagtggAAAGAACACTGcagcacacacgcgcgcgcgcgcacacacacacacacacacacacacacacacacacacacacacacacacacaatggctaACTAGTCCTACTTTGTTGTTCCTCCTGGGATATTCATGCCGAAATGCACAATCTGATTATAACCATGAAAAAAATACCTCAACTATAAGGCACTCTGTAAAACCATAGGTTTCActgcttcaggaaaacaacaaaaacaaaacaaaacaaattaatatctgggctggacagatggctcaagACGGCTCAGGGATAAAGCACTGGTTGACCCCACAGAAGACCCTACCACCCATGGTAGCTGACAACTACCTGTGTCCAGTTCTCAGGGGATgggacagcctcttctggccatCATAGGCACTGAGCATACATGCacgtgatacacacacatacgtgcagacactcacaaatacacattttCAGAAACGTTAATGAGGAGATGGGAACGGTAGCTCATTTCCTGGAGACCCTCGGCAGCGTTCAGGTGGCTCTGAGTTTGTTCCCTAGTTCTGCGAGACACTTGGTGTGGCTGTGTGTACCTGTAAGCCCAGAACTTGGGAGTTGGGGGGATCTTAGTAGTTCAAGGTAATCCTCTActacatagcaagtctgaggctagcctgggctacattcgGCTATCTCAATAAAATCTCCAAAGGTTGGTATTTGAAAAGACAAAAGCCACGCAAAGTGTTCCAAATTAAAGTAGTGCCAACTCATTACTACCAATGGAGGAGAGGGATGGCTTATAAAGGGTGTTCCCAGGGTGAGTAGGAAAACGAACATGAGTTATCAGGTAGGAACTGCAATATCCACTTTCTAGTGATTTAGACAGCACAAAGCCCTTTGCCTAGCATAGAAGTAGCCCTTGATTCAACTACTGGCACCCAATAAAGAGAACACGTAGCACCACTGTTAACTCCAACACGTGGGATGTGGATGTTCCTGAAAgaccaaggctagcctgggctacataaaatcCTATTCTCAGGAGTTGTGGCTCTATGTAAGGCAATATCCTTGGTTTGAGCTAACAAGGATTATCtgtggccaggtggtggtggcccacgcctttttttttctttcttttttttttttttggttcttttttttcggagctggggaccgaacccagggccttgcgcttcctaggcaagcgctctaccactgagctaaatccccaacccccacgctttttcatcttagcacttgggagtgGATTCtgtgtaagtctgaggccagcctggtctacagagtaagttccaagacagacagaactacacagagaaaccctgtcttgaaaaacaaacaaaaaaagaagaaaaaaaagtcctgaCCATGTCTGTAAACCACATGCCTTCCCAGGACCCATGAAGGCCAGGCCAGAAGCCATTGGATCACCTGGATCTgacattacagatgcttgtgggCTGCAACTGGGATATTAGGTAtgaaacctgggtcttctggaagagcagctgaatgctcttaaatactgagccatctctcctgccctgcaaaATATGTAGTCTTTAAACTCAATGACACCTAATACAATGTAATGTCTTAATCACATAAAAATATTGTGACTGGAGGTTTGCAGGAACTGAATTTCCCCTAGAAACAGTGGCTCAGTATGTTTTCTGGGGACCTTGTAGACTGTAACTACCTCCAAAAGAAACAACAAGGTACACATTTTAATTACTATCCCTGAAGGTTTCTTTTGAGTAGAAATTTTCCAAGTGAAGTTACAGGTCTTGGAGTGGAACTCAGTGGGAGAAGGCCTTGGCAGtttcctgggttctatccccagcaacATAGTTTTTGTAGAGTTGTAGGACTAATCCCAGGGTTAGTGTTTAGTCCCCAAACCCCTTCCTCTCAATTTTTAAGAAGTGTTTAGTGACTCACCTGACTGGGACATCCTATTAGGCCGTACAGACCCAACAAACACAGGCATGAGGAAGAGGTGTCCCTTATGAATATACTTTATGCGTTATGTTATACAgatacaagtgtgcacacacgcagaggagacacacacacagacacacacacatacacacacaggtgggtGAGTgcgcgagcgcgcgcgcgcacacacacacacacacacacacacacacacacacacacacacacacacacacacacggctaagTAGTAAGGAGgttcaggacaggacaggaagcaTCCGGGTGGCACTGGtgcaggggaggagaagggacaaagagagcAACTGTCCCCattccacccccccacccccccacatcCTACCAGGAGGGGGACGGAGAGCTGGAAGAACAGGGAGTGCttattctcaaagaagaaaatctcaaagtgcagcgatttttttttttttttttttttttttttaaaagcctcttCCTTCCACACTCTGCCCTGGTGAAGCCAGCCGCCCGCACGAGCCCGTCCTCCAGACTGGGCCAGGACAAGGTCATGGGGAAGGGCATAAGGCCAAGGCCTCAAAGGGCCAGTGGGAAGGTGAGGACTTAGGCATAGTGGGTGCCCGGTGTTAGAGAATGGTCCCCTCTGTGGTCCAGCTGGTCCTGCAAGCGGGCAAACTCGGCCAGCTCGTTGAGCTCCTGGAACTGTCGGTCCGTCttatggctgaccagtgagcggTAGAAGTGAACGGCAAAGACGATAAACACCAGGCCACAGGGGACCATGATGGCAGTGGAGGCGATGGCAGCCGCCTCACCCGGGGTGATGCCAccgttgttgctgctgttggcGGCGACGACGGCCGGTTCGGTGGGTGGCTTGGTGGGGCTTGGCTGTCCCGCCTGCCTCTTGAGCGGTAAGAACTTCACCCAGCAGAGCAGCACGACTTCGGCCAGGAAAAGCAGCGTCCCGATGACGGTGGAGAAGGCCCAAGCCAGCTCGATGTGGCGGTGCATGCGCTCGTGCGGCGACTCCTTGACGGAGTTGAGGTTGTGGACGTTGCTCACAGCCTCGATGTTGGGCAGGATGCAGGTACTGATCATGAGGGCGAACAGGTGCACGGCCACCAGCACTGTGGTGCAGGCGCTGAAGACGATGAGTAACCCTGGCGGGTAGTCATGATCCGTGTCCAGCTGGACTTCCACCATCGCTACCTAGGGGGGGGGGAACGCGTAAGTGAATGGCACGCTCAATCCCCTAGTCCTCTTCCCGTTAGATCGGTCACCTGGCCTCTGAGTCTCGGCTTCAGCCCTAAAGCCTGCCCGCCCTCTCTGGCGGTGAGGAGAGCACGCATGAATCTTATCATCTGTGTGTCCTTAGGAAGTTAGTGTCTCCTAGCCCTTCTAGAAAATAGGCATGACCCACTGATTCACTGAATTATTTTAACAAGTGAGAGTTCTTGGTGTACAGTaaatacctttcttttttatttttttttttaaattttttatttaaggtttatttatttatcatataaagtacactgtagctgtcttccgacataccagaagagggcatcagatccatttacagatggttgtgagccaccatgtggttgctgggaattgaactcaggacctgtggaagagcagtcagtgctcttttttttttttttttttttttctggagctggggaccgaacccagggccttgcgcttcctaggtaagcgctctaccactgagctaaatccccagcccccagtcagtgctcttaaccgctgagccatcgctccagccccagcaaacaCCTTTCAATTGGGAACACTACCTCTGCCAATCATGAATAGTCAAGGCGGGAAGTTAGGTAGATTGTGCACattgtaaatttcttttttctcgagacagggtctctctgtgtacccttccctggttgtcctagaccttgctctgtagaccgggctggcctcgaactccgatatctgcctgcctctgccttgggaggcaggtctttccttctaccatgtaggtcctaggGAGCAAACCCAAAGTCAATTTTAGCAGTGGACACCTTTTACCTGCTTAACTATCTCTCTAgaccaagaaaaatgaaagagacattaaaatttttaaaaatcggctagagagatggctcagcggttaagagcactgactgctcttcagaggtcctgagttcaattccagcaaccacatggtggctcacaaccatctgtaatgggatctgatgccctcttctggtgtgtctgaaaactgCTATAATGtactcctataaataaaataaataaatctttttttttttttttaagatttattcgtttattatatataagtaccctgtagctgtcttcagacactagaagagggcatcagatctctttacagatggttgtgagccaccatgtggttgctgggatttgaactcaggacctctggaagagtagtcgggtgctcttaaccgctgagccatctctccagcccaaataaataaatctttaaaaaaaacttaacaaatcaactttcaaccggtggtggtacaggcctttaatcccagcactcaagagaagaggcaggtggatctctgagttccaggtcagtcaggtctacagagcaagttctaggacagccaggactatacagagaaaagccaaaaccaacaaaaatgaaCTACCAACCACAATCCCACTCTCTCACACCTCACAGGACTCAATTTCCTGTCCCACGCTGAGGATGAGGACACGGACTCGGTTAGAGAAGTGAAGACCTTCCCATGTCATATCCAGGTCCTTTCTGAGAACAGAGTACACAGCCGACAGGGAACTGAGAGGCTTCTCAGAACAGACAGGCTCAACCCAGTGTCAGCTGTGTCTTGGCTGGCTGGGTGCCAGCAAGCCCTAAGGCatctcctcctccagccccagggctcACATACCCTGGCTGCTCCCCAGTTCCTGGAGACTTGAGGATTTGGGGTCACCGGGGGCATAATCTGGATCTGACACCTGCTCTGTACACTTGGGTCTTGCAAATCACCCTCATGCAAAGGAGCCGACTCATCAGATTTCTGCCAGGAACAGCAGGCATTTGGGGACATTGGACAAGGGTCAAGGACAGCAAGGAAACAGGGAAAATGACATTACCATTAAGGGAGGCTGGGGACTGTACCTAGGTGGACAGACACTTACCGCCCATGCGTGAAACCCCTCTATCAGTCCCCAACACCGAAAGAAACTGTGTGGTAGCTCACGCCTGTAATCTCGGCGCTGCGAAAGGAGAAGCaagaggaccacaagttcaaagccaccctcgGCTACACGATGAGTTCGAGGACAGACCAAAATGGTAATAATTGCCATGGATGGAGGCTGTTATTCCATGCCAAATACCTGCTGCGTGGGGGGCACAGTAAAAATGGGTCCTATCACTCACTGCTCCGTTTAAAACCTTCACACCCATCCCAGTCTACCTGAAACTCTCCAGTTCTTACCCTCCTCCTTCTGTGAGGCAGGCTCAGCTCGAGAGAAGTGGGTCAATAGTACAGGAGACCTGGCTCTCAAGCCAGAGCCATCCCACGTCTCACTCTAGAGCTTTGGCCCAGACCCAACCCTCTCAGTTAGATGGACGGGTGGTactagagacagaagagagagtctGTGGAAAGGAACGGGAGTCTGCATTAAAACAACCCGGTTAATATATCCCTAAGACTTTTCAGAACATTTCAATGGGGCTTTCGTCGGgatcggggatttagctcagtggtaagagtgcttgcctagcaagcgcaaggccctgggttcggtcctcaactccgaaggggagaaaaaaaaaaaggcttttgcCCAAGAATTGCCACAGCCATCAAGAGTAAGGATGCTTCGGCCTGAGAATTTACAAAATGGTTCGAGTTCATGTAAATTTGGGGCAGTGCCATGAGAATGTTGACGGTTGTTTAAGATTCCCTGGTGGCCTAATTAATGCCAACCCTGAGACTTCTCCTGAGCCCATGCGGGCAAGGGAGCTGGGCAACTCGGCAACATGCGGGCGAGGGACATGGGACAGCAAAGGCAAGGCACATCTGACACACTCTCCCCCACAACCTGGAGAAGGTGGGTACCTTCAGCAGCTGCAGCACCTCTGGctacttccccacccccatgctgtcCCAGAACCTGAAACCTGAGAAAGGCCAAGCCGGAGAGCATGGTGGAGCAGCCCCTGGTCCCCTTGCTCTTATCCAATGGAGTGGAGTCCAATGTGCAGGGCTGGTCTGTGGGTCCCACATTGGGGAGTTGTTTATGGCTGGTCTGTGTACGTCCCTGGACCCCAGTGACCTCCAAGTGACATACTGTCCCCTCCGTAGAACTTTAACCACAGAACCACAATGCAAGCTGAAAGTAAAACCTAGCGGACCCCTAGGCAAGTATTTAAAATCTCTGACACCCCAATTTTTGCATCCGTAAAATGGGAGGCCTGCTTACGAGAGTTATGAAGTTTGAGAGTTAATAAACACAAAGTGTTCTTTAAATGTGACCGGACACGTGATACATTTAGAGTAtcaactcctttttttgtctgatccggtttctctatatagccctggctgtcctagaactcatagtgtagaccgggctggcctcgaaccttccagcttctgcctcccgagtgctgggatcaaagatgtccAAGACCACTGCCCAGCACGATGATCCTCATTAGTGATTCCCACTGGAGCAGTGGTCGCTGCTCAGCAGGAACATGCTAGCCTAGTGTGGTGAGGGCCTGGgcttccatgcacacacacacacacacacacacacaccacacaaatgcatagacacagacagacaggcagacacacacacatactcgttCACTCACTACTCAATTTCAAATAAGGAAACGGAGTCTCAGAAATGAGATCAATTATAGCGCGGTAGCTATCCTGCTCTGGGATAGGGTGGGGAGACTCACAGCCACTCTAAAGCCTGTGTATAATGGTGTGGCTTTTCACATGGTGGCCGAGGTTAAATGAGGTTTTGATGTGTAAACGTTTAGCACAGACTCAGCCACTGGAGAAGCTCAATAAATCTtagttaaaaggaaaacaaggagCTAGAAGTGGAAAAGAAACAGTAACCTCGGCCCGCACCGCTCTTCCTCATTCAGGCCATACAGCTCCTTCTGAGGCAATGCTAGCTCCCAGTGTGGGCATCAGGGCCAAGTACTCTACCCAAGACCTGTGGGCGAGTGAGCATCTCTGCAGGCCAGCAGCACCAGGGCCATAAAACCCAGCTGAGGCACATATGGTCTGGGTACCCTAACATGCTGAGCTGAGGGAAGGCTGAGCTTTCCACGGAAGAGGAAGGACCGGCTGCTGTGCTCCGGAAGAAACCCTATTACCCTCATCTACGATTCCTGGAAGTCCAACCACACAGGCTGGGTGTATGCACCACTGCCCCAGATAAGACCAGGTTCAGTGCCACAGGGCTGCGTACAAGAAATGACTCTGGCCAGGATGGTGGTggtacacccctttaatcccaatactaaGGAGGCAGAAGCGGGAGGATctgaaggctagcctgatctacaaaatggcttctaggacagccaaggtgacaccaaaaaaaccctgtcttgaaaaacaacagggctggagagatggctcagcggttatgggcactgactgctcttccaaaggtcctgagttcaattcccagcaaccacatggtggctcacaaccatctgtaatgaaatctgatgccctcttctggtgtgatatatattatatatgaataaataaatcttaaaaaaaaaagaaaaacaaaacaaagcaaaaaaagaaaagaaaaaccaattctGAACAAGAGGTAAGGGACGGCTATTATAATCATGAACCCCGATGAAAACTATTCACAGCCATTTAAAGGTCTTCTTCCAGAATGATTCCCACCAGGGATCTGTCCCGCACACTGGGAGAGCAAAGTCAGGGGAGCCCTGGCAGAACCTAGCAGCTGACGTCCAGGGCCCCAGCCGTGTCCCAGAGAGATCGTATCAGATTAGATTGCATGCAGCTTCACAAGGTAAATATAGCCAGGGGCAGGACTCTTTGCCCAAAATAAACAGCTCCTAGTCAGCCAGCAAGCCTCCACCAACCCGGCTGTACAGGGCCTGACAGAACAGAAGGGTCAGACCACGGGCCTCAAATCACACCAACCTACAGATCCTTGAAGGAGATACTGGGCATCTTAAGTCTGAAGTAGGGGCTAACGATGATTGATCCTGCTGGGCGGTGGTGGCCCACGCCTGTAATtcaaacactcaggaggcagagacaggtaggtctccaggttcgaggccagcctggtctacatagtaaattcaggccagcctggtgagttccgggacagcca includes:
- the Orai1 gene encoding calcium release-activated calcium channel protein 1 isoform X2, with translation MHPEPAPPPNNSNPELPLSGGSSTSGSRRSRRRSGDGEPSGAPPLPPPPAVSYPDWIGQSYSEVMSLNEHSMQALSWRKLYLSRAKLKASSRTSALLSGFAMVAMVEVQLDTDHDYPPGLLIVFSACTTVLVAVHLFALMISTCILPNIEAVSNVHNLNSVKESPHERMHRHIELAWAFSTVIGTLLFLAEVVLLCWVKFLPLKRQAGQPSPTKPPTEPAVVAANSSNNGGITPGEAAAIASTAIMVPCGLVFIVFAVHFYRSLVSHKTDRQFQELNELHILQGRRDGSVFKSIQLLFQKTQVSYLISQLQPTSICNVRSR
- the Orai1 gene encoding calcium release-activated calcium channel protein 1 isoform X1 — translated: MHPEPAPPPNNSNPELPLSGGSSTSGSRRSRRRSGDGEPSGAPPLPPPPAVSYPDWIGQSYSEVMSLNEHSMQALSWRKLYLSRAKLKASSRTSALLSGFAMVAMVEVQLDTDHDYPPGLLIVFSACTTVLVAVHLFALMISTCILPNIEAVSNVHNLNSVKESPHERMHRHIELAWAFSTVIGTLLFLAEVVLLCWVKFLPLKRQAGQPSPTKPPTEPAVVAANSSNNGGITPGEAAAIASTAIMVPCGLVFIVFAVHFYRSLVSHKTDRQFQELNELAEFARLQDQLDHRGDHSLTPGTHYA